The following proteins are encoded in a genomic region of Longimicrobium sp.:
- a CDS encoding amidohydrolase family protein, with product MRRTTLFALLACAVGWHPLSAQLALTHANVVDVERGVVLADRTVLISGNRIVAVGTGVRVPGGARVRDARGKYVIPGLWDMHVHTSREGRARHFWPLFLANGVTGVREMGSYLDTLQYWRAEARRPGSGAPRIIWSSPMLDGVPTSWVHGYGVPDAARARVVVDTMQRLGFDFLKVYDRLTRDAYFAIAAQAKRRGIPFAGHVPRAVTAIEASDAGQRSIEHVLDALHLACTPRGTELLTDFTRARESLGPAADSTRAALRRLQSAVVQGPVEDACRPLFARMVANGTWMTPTLTVTHGQVPPEALIADPRLRFVPPALAARWRSSATSANPEEVRLERRLEANAWRLVGLAHRAGVGILAGTDASDEAYVFAGSGVHDELALLVGAGLSPLDALRTATLNPARYLGALDSLGTVAPGRLADLVILDANPLADIRNTTRIHAVVANGRLIAAAERARLLARAAAEAARAGTAPPARR from the coding sequence CGCCCTGCTCGCCTGCGCGGTTGGATGGCACCCGCTCAGCGCCCAGCTCGCGCTCACGCACGCGAACGTGGTGGACGTGGAGCGCGGGGTGGTGCTCGCGGACCGCACGGTGCTGATCTCGGGGAACCGCATCGTGGCGGTAGGCACCGGCGTGCGCGTGCCGGGCGGCGCGCGGGTGCGGGACGCGCGGGGGAAGTACGTGATCCCGGGATTGTGGGACATGCACGTGCACACCTCGCGCGAGGGGCGGGCGCGCCACTTCTGGCCGCTCTTCCTGGCGAACGGCGTCACGGGCGTGCGCGAGATGGGGAGCTACCTCGACACGCTCCAGTACTGGCGTGCGGAGGCTCGGCGGCCGGGGAGCGGAGCGCCGCGCATCATCTGGTCCAGCCCCATGCTCGACGGCGTGCCGACCTCGTGGGTGCACGGCTACGGCGTTCCCGATGCGGCGCGGGCGCGCGTCGTCGTGGACACGATGCAGCGGCTCGGCTTCGACTTCCTCAAGGTCTACGACCGCCTCACGCGCGACGCGTACTTCGCCATCGCGGCGCAGGCGAAGCGGCGCGGGATCCCCTTCGCCGGGCACGTGCCGCGCGCGGTCACCGCCATCGAAGCGAGCGATGCGGGGCAGCGCAGCATCGAGCACGTGCTCGACGCACTGCACCTCGCCTGCACGCCGCGCGGCACCGAGTTGCTGACGGATTTCACCAGGGCGCGCGAGTCGCTCGGGCCCGCCGCGGACTCCACCCGGGCGGCGCTCCGGCGGCTTCAGTCCGCTGTCGTTCAGGGGCCGGTGGAGGACGCGTGCCGGCCCCTCTTCGCGCGGATGGTGGCGAACGGCACCTGGATGACGCCCACGCTCACCGTGACGCACGGCCAGGTGCCGCCCGAAGCGCTCATCGCCGACCCCCGCCTGCGCTTCGTGCCCCCCGCCCTGGCCGCGCGCTGGCGCAGCTCCGCCACCTCCGCCAACCCGGAGGAGGTCCGCCTGGAGCGCCGCCTGGAGGCGAACGCGTGGAGGCTGGTGGGCCTGGCGCATCGCGCGGGAGTGGGCATCCTCGCCGGCACGGACGCGAGCGATGAGGCGTACGTCTTCGCCGGGTCGGGGGTGCACGACGAGCTCGCCCTCTTGGTCGGCGCCGGGCTCTCGCCGCTGGATGCGCTCCGGACCGCCACCCTGAACCCCGCCCGCTACCTCGGCGCCCTGGACTCGCTCGGCACCGTCGCGCCCGGCAGGCTGGCCGACCTCGTCATCCTGGACGCCAACCCGCTGGCCGACATCCGCAACACCACGCGCATACACGCCGTCGTCGCGAACGGCCGCCTGATCGCCGCAGCCGAGCGCGCCCGCCTCCTCGCCCGCGCCGCCGCCGAAGCCGCCCGCGCCGGCACCGCCCCGCCCGCGCGCCGCTGA
- a CDS encoding LytTR family DNA-binding domain-containing protein: MIRALVVDDEPLARRGLHQLLAPHTDVEIVGECGDGRSALEAIRALRPDLLFLDVQMPELDGFAVMRALGADAPPAVVFLTAYGEFALEAFDVEAVDYLVKPVREERFEEALRRARRRLPAADHFLVPGARGQVVIRVDEVEWIEADDYYARIHAHGRSYLLREALASIEARLAGTRLVRVHRGALVHLDRIRRIGAADVTLVSGIVIPVSRRRRGWLLERVRGR, translated from the coding sequence GTGATCCGCGCCCTGGTGGTGGACGACGAGCCGCTGGCGCGCCGCGGCCTCCACCAGCTCCTGGCGCCGCACACGGACGTGGAGATCGTGGGCGAGTGCGGCGACGGACGCTCCGCGCTGGAGGCCATCCGCGCGCTCCGTCCGGATCTCCTCTTCCTGGACGTCCAGATGCCGGAGCTGGACGGCTTCGCGGTGATGCGCGCACTGGGCGCGGACGCGCCGCCCGCCGTCGTCTTTCTGACCGCGTACGGCGAGTTCGCGCTGGAGGCCTTCGACGTAGAGGCGGTGGATTACCTGGTGAAGCCGGTGCGCGAGGAGCGGTTCGAGGAAGCGCTTCGCCGCGCCCGCCGCCGCCTCCCCGCGGCGGACCACTTCCTGGTTCCCGGCGCGCGGGGGCAGGTAGTGATCCGCGTGGACGAAGTGGAGTGGATCGAGGCGGACGACTACTACGCGCGCATCCACGCGCACGGACGCAGCTACCTGCTGCGCGAGGCGCTCGCCTCCATCGAGGCGCGCCTGGCGGGAACCCGCCTGGTGCGCGTGCACCGCGGCGCGCTGGTGCACCTGGACCGCATCCGCCGCATCGGCGCCGCGGACGTTACCCTGGTCAGCGGCATCGTGATCCCCGTCAGCCGCCGTCGCCGCGGGTGGCTGCTGGAGCGCGTGCGCGGCAGGTGA
- a CDS encoding histidine kinase — translation MALPEDHARVRLRWPLVLAVWAVPALLAALETYTFSRLAGRPFAAWRAVATQSPAWFVYAFATPLAFALARRLPVRRASLATTLPLHLAVSLVVAAVYAGVATAAMRAFSPTPMPYPPGGMFWRWYVSSLPLTTLTYFGLLGVAHAYEHHAEAQRRRDEAGQLSAQLAEARLGALRMQLHPHFLFNTLNAITVLARDGESRQVARMLTLLGGLLREVLENDAGQFVTLERELSFVRGYLEIEKVRFGDRLRVVERLPPEAMDTPVPAFVLQPLVENALRHGLAPLAAGGTIDLAARVEDGMIELTVRDDGAGLPGGRMEPGIGLGNTAARLRELYRGAASLEVAPVLGGGTEARLRLPRRAP, via the coding sequence ATGGCACTGCCGGAGGACCACGCGCGGGTGCGCCTTCGCTGGCCGCTGGTGCTGGCGGTGTGGGCGGTGCCGGCGCTGCTGGCGGCGCTGGAGACGTACACCTTTTCGCGCCTGGCCGGGCGCCCGTTCGCGGCGTGGCGCGCGGTGGCCACGCAGTCGCCCGCGTGGTTCGTGTACGCGTTCGCCACGCCACTCGCCTTCGCGCTGGCGCGTCGGCTCCCCGTGCGGCGCGCTTCGCTCGCCACGACGCTGCCGCTGCACCTCGCCGTCTCGCTGGTGGTGGCGGCGGTGTACGCGGGGGTCGCCACCGCGGCCATGCGCGCGTTCAGCCCCACGCCCATGCCTTACCCGCCCGGCGGGATGTTCTGGCGCTGGTACGTGTCGTCGCTTCCGCTCACCACGCTCACCTACTTCGGGCTCCTGGGCGTGGCGCACGCGTACGAGCACCACGCGGAGGCGCAGCGGCGCAGGGACGAGGCGGGACAGCTGAGCGCGCAGCTCGCGGAGGCCCGCCTGGGCGCCCTGCGCATGCAGCTCCATCCCCACTTCCTCTTCAACACGCTGAACGCCATCACGGTGCTGGCGCGCGACGGCGAGTCGCGCCAGGTGGCCCGCATGCTCACCCTGCTGGGCGGGCTCCTGCGCGAAGTGCTGGAGAACGACGCCGGGCAGTTCGTGACGCTGGAGCGCGAGCTCTCCTTCGTGCGCGGCTACCTGGAGATCGAAAAGGTGCGCTTCGGCGACCGGTTGCGCGTGGTGGAGCGGCTCCCGCCGGAGGCGATGGACACGCCGGTCCCCGCCTTCGTGCTGCAGCCGCTGGTGGAGAACGCGCTGCGCCACGGGCTCGCGCCGCTGGCCGCGGGCGGCACCATCGATCTGGCGGCGCGGGTGGAGGATGGGATGATCGAGCTGACGGTACGCGACGACGGCGCGGGGCTCCCGGGCGGGCGGATGGAGCCGGGGATCGGGCTGGGGAACACGGCCGCGCGGCTGCGCGAGCTGTATCGCGGCGCCGCGTCGCTGGAGGTGGCGCCCGTGCTGGGCGGCGGCACGGAGGCGCGCCTCCGCCTTCCGCGGCGGGCGCCGTGA
- a CDS encoding S8/S53 family peptidase gives MKIRLYLSGLVLVIAAAGCDDPAALVSPSAGAPGRAAQSLEAGDSLARKGKWVRASAESLWGYIVQADTTVTVGVKEPGSRRGMIEGKRVVPDAVWEHALESLRHDPEMRVVEVSEYLPMVRVRPLTPAALARLQRWPFSDYVEPAVYLNPYYLEGGSAIGVGGPSLMSSCGTSDGSSSSPIYGARPLGGDSVPLVFDAMAIPSAWLRSTGSGVTVSLVDTGIDVFQPELAGVTPFDVENRVITGQDDNSHGTHQMGALAAPRNGTNTVGVAYGARAISVRHGNGYISVDMWRINRALDISVREQGARVVNMALRADNWYDGVSDNIYFLYDNYDVLFVAAAGTTCPYGYIWGVAFPAQHPRVIAVTGLDLNTKRKIPESWAGPEVALSAPVGHSTTGHHSIDGGPWGTTGGASNASTLVSGIATLIRSRYPGMRNFEVRDRMIWAATDVVNEDSGPGWDSFTGYGYPNAMKALGGLYEVNMAGCFNDRCQFSYKLSQCINKTYGAVHYGGDGPITYQWSSGSTGTSTTMRLCPSAGRTEYYALSLIVRDGSDGQSIYRHARISVTSSNPDEACPTCPL, from the coding sequence GTGAAGATTCGGCTTTACCTCAGCGGTTTGGTGCTTGTCATCGCGGCTGCCGGGTGCGACGATCCTGCGGCGCTCGTCAGCCCCAGCGCGGGTGCGCCGGGCCGGGCCGCTCAATCCTTGGAAGCCGGAGATAGTCTGGCGCGGAAAGGGAAGTGGGTTCGTGCTTCGGCGGAAAGTCTCTGGGGCTACATCGTTCAGGCTGACACTACCGTCACGGTAGGCGTCAAAGAGCCGGGCTCCCGGCGGGGCATGATCGAAGGCAAGCGGGTCGTACCCGATGCGGTCTGGGAGCATGCGCTGGAATCACTCCGCCATGATCCGGAGATGCGCGTCGTCGAGGTGAGCGAGTATCTGCCGATGGTTCGAGTCAGGCCTCTCACTCCAGCGGCGCTCGCCCGGCTTCAGCGCTGGCCGTTCTCAGACTACGTAGAGCCGGCCGTGTATCTAAATCCGTACTATCTGGAGGGCGGCAGCGCGATCGGAGTGGGCGGTCCCTCTCTGATGTCTTCTTGCGGCACATCTGACGGAAGCAGCAGCTCACCGATCTACGGTGCGCGTCCTCTCGGAGGCGATTCCGTTCCGCTGGTGTTCGATGCCATGGCGATTCCGAGTGCCTGGCTGCGGAGCACCGGGAGTGGCGTCACGGTTTCGCTGGTCGACACCGGGATCGACGTATTCCAGCCGGAGCTGGCGGGTGTCACTCCCTTTGACGTCGAGAACCGGGTGATTACCGGCCAGGACGACAATTCCCATGGGACGCACCAGATGGGTGCCCTGGCGGCGCCGCGCAACGGGACGAACACCGTGGGCGTCGCGTACGGGGCGCGGGCCATCAGTGTACGGCATGGCAACGGCTACATATCCGTGGACATGTGGCGGATCAACCGGGCGCTGGACATCTCCGTACGTGAGCAGGGGGCGCGTGTCGTCAACATGGCGCTGCGCGCGGACAACTGGTACGACGGCGTCAGCGACAACATCTACTTCCTCTACGACAATTACGATGTGTTGTTCGTAGCCGCGGCGGGAACCACCTGCCCGTACGGGTACATCTGGGGGGTCGCCTTCCCGGCGCAGCACCCACGGGTCATCGCGGTTACCGGCCTGGACCTGAACACGAAGCGGAAGATTCCGGAGAGCTGGGCGGGCCCGGAAGTCGCCCTCTCGGCTCCGGTGGGTCACAGTACCACCGGGCATCACTCGATCGACGGGGGCCCGTGGGGCACCACGGGTGGAGCTTCGAACGCATCCACATTGGTGTCCGGAATTGCCACGCTCATTCGTTCGCGCTATCCGGGGATGCGTAACTTCGAGGTCCGTGACCGGATGATCTGGGCAGCGACCGACGTGGTGAACGAGGACTCGGGGCCTGGGTGGGACAGCTTCACGGGGTACGGCTATCCGAACGCGATGAAGGCGCTGGGCGGGCTGTACGAGGTGAACATGGCGGGTTGCTTCAACGATCGCTGTCAGTTCAGCTACAAGCTGTCTCAGTGCATTAACAAAACGTATGGAGCTGTCCATTACGGCGGCGACGGCCCCATCACCTACCAGTGGAGCAGTGGCAGCACGGGAACGTCCACCACCATGAGGCTTTGCCCGAGCGCCGGACGAACCGAGTACTATGCGCTCTCGCTGATCGTACGAGACGGGTCAGACGGGCAGAGCATCTACAGGCATGCTCGCATAAGCGTGACATCCTCCAATCCAGACGAGGCCTGTCCCACGTGCCCGTTGTGA
- a CDS encoding nucleotidyltransferase domain-containing protein, with protein MLMIKNEPLRAETAAHPYPLLFATVSGAHLYGFPSGDSDWDLRGCHVLPLAAVAGLEEGEDTVKRSHVRGGAEVDLVTHDARKFFALLLRDNGYVLEQLYSPLVVHTTPEHEELKEIARGCITRRCVRHYLGFAHNQWRLWEKEEPRRVKPLLYVYRVLLTGIRMMRSGDVVASLYACNREMRLPYIDELIHRKTAGAEQSVLGDADAVFHRVEFLRLCRALADAAELSRLPETASPATRAALHDLLLRVRLGEVRAAA; from the coding sequence ATGCTGATGATAAAGAACGAACCCCTGCGCGCCGAGACCGCCGCGCACCCCTATCCCCTCCTGTTCGCCACGGTGAGCGGCGCGCACCTCTACGGCTTCCCGTCCGGCGATTCGGACTGGGATCTGCGCGGGTGCCACGTGCTGCCGCTGGCCGCCGTGGCGGGGCTGGAGGAGGGCGAGGACACGGTGAAGCGCAGCCACGTCCGCGGCGGCGCGGAGGTGGACCTGGTGACCCACGACGCGCGCAAGTTCTTTGCGCTCCTGCTGCGCGACAACGGCTACGTGCTGGAGCAGCTCTACTCGCCGCTCGTGGTGCACACCACGCCCGAGCACGAGGAGCTCAAGGAGATCGCGCGCGGCTGCATCACCCGCCGCTGCGTGCGGCACTACCTGGGCTTCGCGCACAACCAGTGGCGGCTGTGGGAGAAGGAGGAGCCGCGCCGCGTGAAGCCCCTCCTCTACGTGTACCGCGTACTCCTCACCGGCATCCGGATGATGCGGAGCGGCGATGTGGTCGCCTCCCTTTACGCGTGCAACAGGGAAATGAGGCTGCCGTACATCGACGAGCTGATCCACCGCAAGACGGCCGGTGCTGAGCAGTCGGTACTCGGCGATGCGGACGCGGTATTCCACCGTGTGGAGTTCCTCCGCCTGTGCCGCGCCCTCGCCGATGCCGCCGAGCTCAGCCGCCTGCCGGAGACGGCTTCGCCGGCGACGCGGGCCGCGCTGCACGACCTGCTGCTGCGCGTGCGGCTGGGCGAGGTCCGGGCGGCGGCGTGA
- a CDS encoding nucleotidyltransferase domain-containing protein — MTYNLNLILPVGTQVVLRRAAATGAGRPLAPAGSVGKVVGAPTDHTHAYRVRLVDGTELSLPRTELTIRKHLQAETLAELGGVLRDHSLDEHVMLRVVVGSRAYGLDDEESDVDRRGVYLPPAELHWSLYGVPEQLENVATEECYWEVGKFLGLALKANPNILEVLYSPRVEHAAPLAEELLRERGRFLSKIVYQTYNGYVMSQFRKLEQDVRNTGAPRWKHAMHLVRLLISGITALRDGHVPVRVEENRAALLGIKSGAAPWDEVNEWRLALHREFDAALASTRLPDRPDYAWANGYLIRARRSAVGTEVR; from the coding sequence ATGACGTACAACCTGAACCTGATCCTTCCCGTGGGCACGCAAGTGGTGCTGCGGCGGGCGGCGGCCACGGGCGCGGGCCGGCCGCTGGCGCCGGCGGGCTCCGTGGGCAAGGTGGTGGGCGCGCCCACGGACCACACGCACGCCTACCGCGTGCGCCTGGTGGACGGGACGGAGCTGTCGCTTCCCAGGACGGAGCTCACCATCCGCAAGCACCTGCAGGCGGAGACGCTGGCGGAGCTGGGCGGCGTGCTGCGCGACCACTCGCTAGACGAGCACGTGATGCTGCGCGTGGTGGTGGGCTCGCGCGCGTACGGGCTGGACGACGAGGAGTCGGACGTGGACCGGCGCGGCGTGTACCTGCCCCCGGCCGAGCTTCACTGGTCGCTTTACGGCGTGCCGGAGCAGCTGGAGAACGTGGCGACGGAGGAGTGCTACTGGGAGGTGGGGAAGTTCCTGGGGCTCGCGCTCAAGGCGAACCCCAACATCCTGGAAGTGCTCTACTCCCCGCGCGTCGAGCACGCGGCGCCGCTGGCGGAGGAGCTGCTGCGCGAGCGGGGGCGCTTCCTGTCGAAGATCGTCTACCAGACGTACAACGGCTACGTGATGTCGCAGTTCCGCAAGCTGGAGCAGGACGTCCGCAACACGGGCGCGCCCAGGTGGAAGCACGCCATGCACCTGGTGCGCCTGCTGATCAGCGGCATCACGGCCCTGCGCGACGGCCACGTCCCGGTTCGGGTGGAGGAGAACCGGGCCGCGCTCCTGGGCATCAAATCGGGCGCGGCGCCGTGGGACGAAGTGAACGAATGGAGGCTCGCGCTCCACCGCGAGTTCGACGCCGCGCTCGCATCCACGCGCCTCCCGGATCGCCCCGACTACGCGTGGGCGAACGGATACCTGATCCGTGCCCGGCGCAGTGCGGTGGGGACGGAAGTGCGTTAG